The Desulfonatronum lacustre DSM 10312 region GTTGTATTCCTGTTCGTTGATTCTTCCTTCACTGTAATCCAGCTCGAGCTGATCCATCTGCCGCTTATTTTGATATTCGTATGCCGCTCCCGCGCCAAGCACGCCTACGGCTGCTCCCGTGGCCGCGCCGCCTGTAAACCGATCACAACCGAAAAAGGCGAACGATACGGCGATCAACAAAGATCCGATAAGAATTCTTGATTTCATACAGCCTCCCGCACGAATAAATCTTCTGGCTATGTTTATCCATGTGGCTCACACCCCATGGTGACGTCCAGAACCGTGCGCTTCTTCGTGCCCGGTCCTGAAGGCCCCATGATCCACTATTTCAGGACCAGATCGTTCTTGATGGCGTCGACATTACGTAACTCTTCTTCCCTGAAGTACCTGAATCACGACGACAATGAGGGCGATGACCAGCAAAACATGCACAACGCCGCCCATAGTGTACCCTGTCATCAGACCAGCCAGCCATAAGACCAATAGAATGACGAAAATTGTCCACAACATATTGACCTCCTAAAATGCTGAATTCATCTATAATACTGAATCACAGCTACTGTTTCTCCATGGGCTGATCACAGCATACCAGTTCGCCTTCACCTGCTTCTTTCACTTCCACGACATTGCCGCATAATTC contains the following coding sequences:
- a CDS encoding lmo0937 family membrane protein; the protein is MLWTIFVILLVLWLAGLMTGYTMGGVVHVLLVIALIVVVIQVLQGRRVT